A section of the Rhodothermales bacterium genome encodes:
- a CDS encoding ROK family protein has translation MPFPFSILGLDIGGTKTAVVEGTRDAEILQRREMPTLARTPFDERFPALRVLIDETLAEASAAGRTIDAISVSIGGPLRVGPGELIDPPHLPGWHGVPLKARLEAAYPELPVYVEHDGNAGALAEFHFGAGKDRAGLRHLIFLTFGTGLGAGFIVNGQVVHGATDTAGEVGHWRLSDTGPYGFGKEGSWEGYASGAGLVELAIRQNPLRWTSQTPIRAVVKAMLADDPEALAVAAEAGRWMGRGIALLIDALNPQLVVLGSLAVALGDRVLGPAREVVAREALPQAVAACPIVPAALGSRIGDVAAIMAGMNV, from the coding sequence CATCGGAGGCACCAAAACAGCGGTCGTCGAGGGCACGCGCGACGCCGAGATCCTACAGCGGCGCGAGATGCCGACGCTGGCGCGGACGCCGTTCGACGAGCGGTTTCCCGCGCTGAGGGTGCTCATCGACGAGACCCTCGCCGAGGCTTCGGCGGCCGGCCGAACGATCGATGCGATCAGTGTATCCATCGGCGGACCCCTGCGGGTCGGCCCCGGCGAACTCATCGACCCGCCCCATTTGCCCGGCTGGCACGGCGTGCCACTCAAGGCCCGGCTGGAAGCCGCCTATCCGGAGTTGCCCGTGTATGTCGAACACGACGGCAACGCCGGCGCGCTGGCCGAATTTCACTTCGGCGCGGGAAAAGATCGCGCCGGGCTTCGTCATTTGATCTTTCTTACCTTCGGCACCGGACTCGGCGCCGGGTTCATCGTCAACGGGCAGGTGGTGCACGGTGCGACGGACACGGCCGGCGAAGTGGGCCACTGGCGCCTCAGCGACACGGGGCCGTACGGATTCGGGAAGGAAGGGTCGTGGGAAGGCTACGCCTCCGGCGCCGGCCTCGTCGAGCTGGCGATCCGCCAGAACCCGCTGCGGTGGACGTCTCAAACGCCTATTCGCGCCGTCGTCAAGGCCATGCTCGCGGACGATCCGGAGGCGCTCGCCGTCGCCGCCGAGGCCGGCCGGTGGATGGGGCGGGGGATCGCGTTGCTCATCGACGCGCTGAACCCACAGCTCGTCGTCCTGGGCTCCCTGGCCGTCGCCCTGGGCGACCGGGTGCTGGGGCCGGCGCGTGAGGTCGTCGCCCGTGAAGCCCTCCCGCAGGCCGTCGCCGCCTGCCCGATCGTCCCCGCCGCCCTCGGCTCCCGCATCGGCGATGTGGCGGCGATTATGGCGGGGATGAACGTTTAA
- a CDS encoding NAD(P)-dependent oxidoreductase: MLIHTETELDAELTRPSPALVQSITTIASPLVVLGAGGKMGPTICVLARRAAEAAGHPLEVVAVSRFSDEASRRWLEDRGVRTEACDVLDRDAVGRLPDAVHVVYLVGMKFGTKQNPALTWAINTLAPAIAIERYAGAKIVALSTGNVYPFVDASSAGATEDTPLAPVGEYAGACLGRERIYQYASTRWQTPIASVRLNYAVELRYGVLVDIARRILAGEAVDLTTGYLNCIWQRDANDMILRSFPLAGVPAVPVNLTGTRTLSVRALATRLGERMMRDVTFTGVEAPTALLNDARNTAALLGEPETDLETMLAWTANWVMAGGATLGKPTHFQVRDGGY; encoded by the coding sequence ATGCTCATCCACACCGAAACCGAACTCGACGCCGAGCTCACCCGGCCCTCGCCGGCGCTTGTCCAATCCATCACCACCATCGCTAGCCCCCTCGTCGTCCTCGGCGCGGGGGGGAAGATGGGGCCGACGATCTGCGTGCTGGCCCGCCGGGCGGCGGAAGCGGCCGGGCATCCGCTGGAGGTTGTGGCCGTGAGCCGGTTTTCAGACGAGGCCTCGCGCCGCTGGCTGGAGGACCGCGGGGTGCGGACGGAGGCCTGCGATGTGCTGGATCGCGACGCCGTCGGCCGGCTGCCGGATGCCGTACACGTCGTGTATCTGGTCGGGATGAAGTTCGGCACGAAGCAAAACCCGGCGCTGACGTGGGCCATCAACACCCTCGCGCCGGCGATTGCGATCGAGCGATACGCCGGGGCGAAGATCGTGGCGCTGTCGACGGGGAATGTGTATCCATTCGTAGATGCATCGAGTGCCGGCGCCACGGAAGATACCCCGCTGGCGCCCGTCGGCGAATACGCCGGGGCCTGCCTCGGGCGGGAGCGGATCTACCAGTACGCCAGCACGCGGTGGCAGACGCCCATCGCCTCGGTCCGACTCAATTACGCCGTCGAACTTCGCTACGGGGTGCTGGTGGATATCGCCCGGCGGATCCTCGCCGGGGAGGCCGTGGATCTGACGACGGGTTACCTGAACTGCATCTGGCAGCGCGACGCGAACGACATGATCCTGAGAAGCTTCCCCCTGGCCGGCGTGCCGGCGGTCCCGGTCAACCTCACCGGCACCCGCACCCTGTCCGTCCGCGCCCTCGCGACGCGGTTGGGCGAACGCATGATGCGGGACGTGACCTTCACGGGCGTCGAAGCCCCCACCGCCCTGCTCAACGACGCCCGCAATACCGCCGCCCTGCTCGGCGAGCCCGAAACCGACCTCGAAACGATGCTGGCGTGGACGGCGAACTGGGTGATGGCCGGCGGCGCCACGCTCGGGAAGCCGACACATTTCCAGGTGAGAGACGGAGGGTATTGA
- a CDS encoding glycosyltransferase family 2 protein, translating to MLCSVCIATYKRPEWLYQLLRSLAAQQLPAGVELEVIVVDNDPDRSARGVAESQQPISVRYSVQPIKNISLTRNAAVQDARGDYLLFIDDDEVADPVWITTLLETRERFDADGVFGRVVPRFHPNAPAWLQRHAFYHKPCQPTGMPARGMRTANCLIRADLLRGLDGPFDEGFGLTGGEDTHLFERLRKKGARFVDCREAVVTEEVPLERATPAWVRARARRTGTLFSRRRVVLAGGGLPVRIRYGILAGSQFLVAVVLSAGCFWSRFWRLHWMAKALFNLGRIEGLAGRMRVGY from the coding sequence ATGCTCTGTTCTGTCTGCATCGCTACGTACAAACGGCCGGAATGGCTGTACCAGCTCCTGCGGAGCCTGGCGGCGCAGCAATTGCCGGCGGGGGTAGAACTCGAGGTGATCGTGGTGGACAACGACCCCGATCGGAGCGCGCGCGGCGTGGCCGAGTCGCAGCAGCCGATCAGCGTCCGATACAGCGTCCAGCCCATCAAAAACATCAGCCTGACCCGCAACGCTGCCGTCCAGGATGCCCGGGGGGACTATTTGTTGTTCATCGACGACGACGAGGTGGCGGATCCGGTGTGGATCACGACCCTCCTAGAGACCCGCGAGCGCTTCGATGCCGACGGGGTGTTCGGGCGGGTGGTTCCGCGGTTTCATCCGAACGCACCGGCCTGGCTGCAACGCCACGCCTTTTACCACAAGCCCTGTCAGCCGACCGGCATGCCCGCGCGCGGGATGCGGACGGCCAACTGCCTGATCCGGGCGGATCTCCTCCGTGGGCTCGATGGGCCGTTCGACGAAGGCTTTGGGCTCACTGGCGGCGAAGACACCCATCTGTTCGAGCGGCTCCGGAAAAAGGGGGCGCGGTTCGTGGATTGCCGGGAGGCCGTTGTCACCGAAGAAGTGCCGCTCGAACGCGCGACGCCGGCCTGGGTGCGCGCCCGCGCGCGGCGGACCGGGACGTTATTCTCCCGCCGGCGCGTCGTGCTGGCCGGCGGCGGCCTGCCCGTTCGCATCCGATACGGAATCCTGGCCGGGAGTCAGTTTCTGGTGGCGGTGGTGTTGTCGGCCGGCTGCTTCTGGAGCCGGTTCTGGCGGTTGCACTGGATGGCGAAGGCGCTGTTTAATCTGGGGAGGATAGAGGGATTGGCGGGGAGGATGCGGGTGGGGTATTAG